The segment TCGTTGGCGGCGGCCTGCTGCTGATCGGAGCCGGCATCGGCCTCGCCGAGACGCTGACTAACGACGCCATCATGTCGGCGGTGCCCGCCAATCGCGCTGGGGCAGCTTCCGCGATTTCTGAAACGGCCTACGAGATGGGTGCCGCCCTGGGCGTCGCCATCATGGGGTCGATAATGGCGGCCAGCTATGCGAGCCGACTGCGATTCCCGCAAGGAACGCCGGATGACGTCCGCCAGGCGGCGCATGAAACGCTGGGCGCCGGCCTTTCGGCAGCCGAGACGCTGCCGAGCCGGCTGGGCGACGCCGTCATCGACGCCGTGTCGTCGGCGTTCACTTCGGCCATCCACGTGACCAGCGCGATCGCCGCGGTTATCGTGCTGGCCGGTGCCATCGGCTCGCTGGTGGTTCTCGGCTCGCACAAGGCTCGGGCGCTGGCAGAGCGGGACTGACCGTCGGGCTCGACGTTCAAAACCGATGCTTGATCAACAATGAGCAACTCCCCGCCGGATTGTTTGGAGCGTGGCATAATGGTGGCATGAATCGCATACGTCTGAGCACGACAGTCGACGCGTCTCTGCTCCAACAAGCGCGGAATGTGCGGTCGGGGAGCACTGACGCTTCTCTCGTGGACGAAGCTCTCGCTGCACTGCTGGCTCGCTACCGTTCCGCCGAGGTGGACGCCAGTTACGCTGCCTATGATGAGCACCCGCTCGACGAGCCGGACGAATGGGGCGACCTCGCGTCGTTCCGACGGGCTGCGGCAGCGTCGTGAACACGGCCCCCGCACGCGGGGAGGTGTGGTGGTGCGAGACGGCCGAGATCGGTCGTCGGCCGGTCGTCGTGCTGTCTCGTGACGCAGTGATCCCGCGACATCGCCGCGCGCTTGTCGCGCCGTGCACAACGACGATTCGAGGGCTAGTCAGCGAAGTGGTACTCGAGCCCGGCGACGACCCCGTGCCCCGTCAAACGGCCGTGAACCTCGACTCGGTAGAAAGCGTTTCGATCGCTATCCTCGTCACCCGCATAGGACGTTTGCGCGACACCCGAATGCGCGAGATCTGCGCCGCACTTGCAGTCGCCGTCGGCTGCTCCGACTGATCCTCAACGTCGGAAAAGCACGGGCCCGAGCCTCAGACCAGTGATTCGGTCGGCCGAAACTCGGGCTGATCGATAACTCGCAACCAGGAACCATCAGCCTGACGCCGAACCACCTGGGCTCGGGCCCCTGCACCATCGCTTGGAGGTGTGGCGGTGAGCGCGATCTCTCCGCAGATAAGAGTCGGCAACGGCGGCTCCGCGGTAAAGGTGGGCGCGTGCTCAAGCACCGACGCCCAGAGCTCGCGAATTGCCGCCCGGCCCACGGTGGTTTGACCTGGCGGATACGCCAGCACGGCATCTTCTTCATACAGCGCGGCGACGCCATCGGCATCCCCGGCATTCGACCGTTCAACGAAAAGCCGGGTTATGTCTTCCGGGGTCCGCGCAGTTTCTGTGGCTTCACTCATGTCAGTCCTTAGCTCGGCAGCGCTGATCATTTCCAGTCTCCGGCAGCCTCGGGGATAACTCAAACAGCTAATACTAATGACTTGTAGAATCACTCCTTATGGAACTGCACCAGCTTCGATACTTAACCGCGGTGGTCGATCAGGGTTCGTTCACCCGGGCCGGAATGAGTCTTCACATCAGTCAGTCGGGGGTCAGCGCTCAACTGCGACAGCTTGAGCGGGAACTCGGCCAGCCACTGATCGACCGTTCAGGCCGGGCAGTCAGGCTGACAGATGCCGGCGAGGCCGTGCTTCCGTTCGCTCGCGCCGCCCTCGCCGCCGTCTCGGCAATTCGCGAGGCTGTTGACGAAGTCGCAGGACTGCACCGCGGGAGCGTCACGATCGGCATGGTCTCAGGCTGCTCCATTCCCGGATTCCTGGACGCCTTGTCCGATCTCCACCGCAAACATCCGCAGTTGATCCTGTCGTTGATCGAGGGTCCATCGGATCAGCTGCAAAGCCAAGTGATGGCCGGCGATCTCGGTGTCGCCCTGGTCGGCTACTCGGATCAACCTAAGCCAGGACTGGAGGTAGCGGTGGTTATCGACGAATCTCTCGTCGTTGCCGTCGACGGTCAGCATCCGTTCGCTGACCGGAAATCGGTGCGCCTCAGTGAGCTCGACCGGGAGTCCGTCATCTCGCTGCCACTGGGCACCGGGATCCGGACTGCGTATAACAACGCCTGTCGTGCGGCGGGCCTTGGCGGCAGCGTCGGCCTGGAGGCTAGTTCGCCAGAGGCAATCGTCGGGCTGGCGGTCCGTGGCCTCGGAGTTGCGGTACTCAGCGAGTCAATGGTCGATGTCGATTCCGGTCTGGTGAGCGTGCCGATCCGTGCTCAAGGTGCGACCGCCCGGCTCGGCCTGGTCTGGAAGCGGCAGGAAGCCATACCCGCAGCCACTCGCGCGGTGATCGAAGCGATGACCGATCGCATGGTCGGATAAGAGGCCGGTTAAGAGGCTCCGCGGCTACCCTGCGAGCCGATACACCTCCGCGGCGACGGCTGCTCGCAGCGGGTGTAATGGAGGCGTCGCCCGGCTCGGGTGGATCCGGTTCGTCAGCAACACAACCGACACGTCATGCTCCCGATCGACCAGCATCGAGGTGCCGGTGAAGCCGGTATGGCCGCGCGCATTCCGCCCGGACTGGCTCATCCAGGCCCGCTGACCGATTCGCATGCCGATCGCCTGGCCGAAGTTCGGCAGGTAGGCCGGCTCGACCCGTGAGCTGTCGAGCACTACCGGCAGCTGGTCGCGCCATAGCTCCTCGCAGGTTGCGCGGCTGAGCAGGCCAGGCAGCCCCATCCTCAGCGACTCGGCGAAACGCAGCACATCGCCCGCGGTGCCGAACAATCCGGCGTTGCCGCTTATCCCGCCGAGCGACCAGGCAGCTTCGTCGTGGACGACGCCGCAGACCATGCCCCGGCCGAGATCCGGCTGGTATTCGGTGGCGGCACACAGTGCCGGATCAGCGCCGAACGTGACGCCATCCAACGACAGCGGGCTCAGTACCCGGTCGGTGAATAGCTGGTCCCAGCCCTGACCGGTTACCCGCTCGGCCAAGGCCATTGCCACCAGATAGCCGACGCACGAGTAGACATAGCGGGTCCCCGGTGGCGCTTCGGGCCCGATTGCCAGCAAATCGGAGATCAGAGTGTCCCGATCGAAACCACTAACCAGGTACTGCCGCCATCCCCGCCATGCCGGCTGCAGTCCCGAGGTGTGCGCGAGCAACTGGCGCAGTGTGATCCGGTCTTTCGACGACTTCCGGAATTCGGGCAACCAGCCGGCCACGGGTTCGTCCAGCCGCAGTAGTCCGTCGTCCACCAAGGTGAGCAGTCCTACCGCGGTGAAGACCTTGGTCAGCGAGGCAAGATCGAAAACAGTGCCGACGGTGACCGCCTGACGACGCTCGACTGGCAACAAGCCGTTCTCGTCGGCCTGGACGGCATCGCCGATTGCCACCGTCTCGAGCTCATTGCCGCCGATAGCCGCAGCCGCGACAGCGCCTGGGACCACACCTGCGGCTACGCCTTGGGCAATGACATTGCGCATCTAGCACCTCGTGCCCGCGGCCGGCAGCTTCCCTTCAATGAAGTAGGCATCGACCTTCGAATTGATGCAGGCACCGGCACGCCCATACGCCGTATGTCCTTCCCCTTCGTAGGTAAGAAGCGTGGAGGATTCGAGCTGCTCTGTGAGCGCCTCCGACCATTCGTAGGGCGTGGCAGGATCGCCCGTGGTGCCCACCACCAGAATCGGTTCGGCGCCCGGTGCATTCGCCGGTTCCGGTGTTCGCACCGGCTGATATGGCCAGCTTTCGCACACCGCCCCGCCGTAACCGAGCGCAACGCCGAATGTCGGCGCGGCATCTTTCAGTTCCTCGGCCTCGGCGCGCATCGTGTCCGTCTCGGAGTTCGTTGGATAGTCAAGACAGTTGATCGCGTTGAATGCCTCATCCCCGTTGCCGCTGTAGGTCCCGTCCGGCTCGCGGTCTGCACCAAGGTCCGCAAGTCTCAGGAACTCGTCCGGCGAGCCGTCGAAGGCCTGTGCCAGTGCCTCACCGAGCAGCGGCCAGTTCTGATCGTTGTACAACGGCAGAATGAAACCGGACAGCAGCAGCGGCAGCCCGACCTTCCGGCCGTCAGATGCCGTCATCGGCGCGGATTCAACCGTGTCGAAGAGCGACTGGACCTTCTTGACGCCATCGTCGACGTCGCCGCCGAGCGGGCAGCCTTCACGCGATTGGCAGTCCTCGATGTACGCCCGCAGCGCTCCTTCGAATCCCTTCGCCTGGCCGAGGGCAAGCTCCGCGTTGGACAGGCTCGGGTCAAGTGCGCCGTCGAGCACGAGGCGGCCGACCTTTTCCGGGAAGAGAGTTGCATAGGTGGAGCCGAGGAAGGTGCCGTAGGAGAAGCCCAGGTAGTTGAGCCTGGTGTCGCCGGACACCTCCCGCAGGACATCAAGGTCCCGGGCTGCGCTCTGGGTGTCCACATGACCAAGAAGTTCGCCTGTGTTCGCCTCGCAGGCCTCTGCGAACTTCTTGTACTGGGCACGCATTTGCTCCAGGCCTTCGTCCGTCTCGGGATTCGCGGTGGATTCACGCATCTTGTCCCGATCGGCGTCGCTGAGGCAGTCGACCGCGCTCGACGCCCCGACTCCACGGGGGTCAAACCCCGCGATCGAGTAATTGGCCAGCAAATCTTCTGTTGCGACGTAGCTCAGCGAATCGCGGACCATCTCGATCCCGGATCCTCCGGGGCCGCCCGGGTTGAGCCAGATCGTTCCCTTGGAGACCGACTCAGGCACCGTCCGGATCACTGCGAGCTCAATTGACTTGCCTGCCGGGTCTGACCAGTCCAGCGGCACCGCAACTTTGGCGCATTCGAAGCCATCGTCACACGGCGCCCATGAAACATCCTGGGCGTAGATCTCTTCGGCACCCGGCGGAATCGCCGCGGATGTTGCGTCGGGTCCCTGGGCACCCGCCCCGTCCAGCGGGGCGGTGCCGGTTGACCGATCGCCCGACGGGTTGCAGGCCGTCAGCATGAGGACAGTTGCGAGCACGACCGCAACCAGCGGACGCCAGCGTGCTTCGGTGCTGCCTCGGTTGGTGATCCTCATCTGGTCTCTTTCATTGGTCGTGGTGGGCAGGCCCCCGATGGTTTCGGCAAGCGCCGCCCGGCTGTAATGACTATCTGAGCGACAGGGTGAGTGCTTCCATCGCGAGTAGCGGTGAGGTGTTGGTCTTCAATCGCCGGCGCGCCGTCGCCAGCGCATCCAAGCGGCCGAGAGTGGCATTCGGCGTCGATGTCCGCGCCATCTCATGCACCTGGCTGGTGTAACCGATATTCATCAGCTCCTCGCCTGCGCCCAGTTGCACCATCAGGACATCACGGTACAGAGACAGCAGATCGACCATTGCCCTATCGAGCACGTCCCGCTGGGCGCGGGTTGCCCTCCGCTTTTGGTCCTCTTCGAGCTGACGCACCTGAGCCCGCAGCGCCGGCGGCAAGGTCTGGCCCGATTCCGCTCCAAGCGACCGCAACAGTTCCGCACGTTCCTGCGCGGAGCGTTCCTCGGTGAGTGCCTTGGACTCGGCCGCAGATCGCTCGACAAGTTCACCAGCGGCAAGAATCGCCTGTCCCACACTGCCGATCGCTCCGGGCAACCTGATATTCGAATCGCGATGGCCCCGCGACACCTCATCTGTTGCCAGTCGACGGGCCCTGCCTATGTGGCTCTGCGCGGCGAGCGACGATTCACGGGCCAAGCCCGGATCGACACCGTACTTCCGGACCAGGAGCTCGGCAACAGCCTCGGGCGGCGGCACTCGCAAGGTCAGCGCCCTGCATCGGGACCGGATAGTCGTGACGACATCGGCCGGACTCGGGGCGCAGAGCAGCCACACGGTGCGCGCAGGTGGCTCTTCTATCGCCTTCAGCAAGACGTTCGACGTCCGCTCGGCCATGCGATCGGCGTCCTCAATGATGATGATTCGCCACTTGCCGCCCGCCGGTGAACGCTGCGCCTCCTGGACCAGGCCGCGCACCTCGTCGATGCTGATGGTTACCTTTTCGGTCGCAACGACGGTCACATCGGCATGCGTTCCGCTGAGCACGGTGGCGCGTTCCGCGCTTTCCGACTCTCCGTGGTCCCCGCAGAGCAGCGCAGCGGCAAAGGCGCGGGCGGCATTGGACCGGCCCGACCCCGGGGGGCCGGTGAACAGCCAGGCGTGCGTCATTGCCGAACCGGGAGTGGCCTGTGCGGCGGCCGCAGCAGCTGATTTCAACGTGTCGATCACGCGATCCTGGCCGACCAGGTCGTCCCAAACGCTCATCTACTGGCCCCGATTCGTGTTTCTACGTTGCTGTCGGGCGGCTCGCTCGGCTTCGGCCTGGGCACTCAGCCGCGCCCTCTGCATGCTCAGGGCATCAAGGATCTCGACGGGTTCGGTCGATACCGCCGCGGGGCCGGAATCCGGAATGGTGGGGATTACCTGGGTCTCGTTGTTGTCGAACGTTGGCTCGACAAGTGGTCCAACCTGCTCGAAGACCTCCGTCTCAGGCCCCGCCATGACACCCGCGGGGGGCCGCACCTGCTCGAAGACCTCCGTCTCAGGCCCCGCCGTGGTGCCCGCGGGGGGCCGCACCGGTGCCGCTGGCCGTGCCGGCGCTCCGTTCGGTTCCGAACCTGAAGCGGGCCGTGCCGGTGCACTCGTCGGAGACACCCCCGGGCGCGGCGATGCCGGGTTCGGCGCGGACGCCACAGGGAATTCCGCGGGACGCGGCACAACCTGGCCGCCGCGGCCGGGCATAGACTCCGAGGGCGGCGCGCTCAGAGATTCGCCGGCCTCGGCCAGGTCGGCGGAAGAGATGAGCGGCAGCAGCGCGGCCTGGATCTGCTCGGTGAGCAGTTCGGCCGGCTCGCCCGCATCCAGAATCAGATAGCGATCCGGATTCTGATCCGCCAGGGAGAGAAACCGTTCACGGACCCGGGAGTGAAAATCCGGCGACTTGCGTTCGAGGTGGTCTTCGGCGCCCCGTCCTGCCCTTCGCGCCCGCGCAACTTCGGGATCGACATCCAGCAACACAGTCAACGCCGGGCGCAGGCCCTCTGTCGCCCACCATGACAACTGCGCGATCTCCCCGGCATCGAAATCCCGGCCAGCGCCCTGATAGGCGATCGACGAGTCCATGTAGCGGTCGGTCAGGACCACCGAATGCTTGCCAAGCGCGGGCCGGATCAGCCGATTCACGTGATGGCCGCGATCCGCCGCGAACAGCAGAGCCTCGGCTCGGGGCGCCACCCCGTCCGCGCCCAACACGATGTCACGGAGGCGCACGCCTTCAGGTGTTCCGCCCGGCTCGCGGGTCAATACGACGCTGAGGCCGAGATCCTCGCGCAGCCAGCGGTCGATGGCTTTGAGCTGGGTGGACTTTCCGGCGCCGTCTCCGCCTTCAAAAGCGATAAAGAGTCCCCCGGATTCCGGGTGTTCTGCCATGGTGAGAGCGAGGTTGCCCCCGCCGGCCTCGCTGTCGGCCAGGTTGCCCCGGTCGGCCTCGCTGTCGACTGGTTTGGTCCAGGCAGAGCGTATTTCCTGGCCCATATCCCGGAGGCGACGGGGGTCGAGCACGACGATCGCGGCGATACCGGCAACGACGCCGGCCACGCCGAGGATCAGGAACACGCTTGAGCTCGGAGAGATCTGCCAAGTGACGTTCTCGCTGACCGTGGCCGATCCGGACAGTTCGGTCAGCGCGATAAGCAGGGCGACTCCCGCGCCCGCGGCACTCCAGTTATGTACCTGCAGGCGCGAAAACGGGCCGCGCGCGGGCGTGCTGGACTGCGACGGCTCCAGCTGGTCCGTCTGCGCCAGCTGAGCGACGATCGCTACTCCGGCCAGCCAGCCAAGGACCGCTCCAAGTACGGCCACCGCGGTAAGTTCCTGGACTACTCCCTGCGCCAGGGTCAGCAGTCCAGCTGCAACCAGCGCAAGTCCGACGAGCCGGGGTCGGGACAGTCCCGGCAGTGTTCGGCTCGATGTCGCGATCCCGAGCCCCATCCCCAGTGCCAACAGCAACACGATGAAACCGAAACCTGCCTGGCCGCCGCCGAGCTCGGCAACCACCGGCTGGGACAACACGGCCGTCGCGCCGAGCAGGGCCAGGATCGCGCCCGCACCCCAGGTTTTCGGCGGCGAGACTCTCCCAGCGTGCGGGCGGTGCTCGCCGTGAACCCGACTTGCCCCGCTGGACGGTTTGCTTACCCGCCATGGAACATAGAAAGCAGCAACCGCTCCGGTGAGCATGCCTGCGGCGACGAGGTAACCGAGCCAGGTAGCGGAGCGCAATCCACCTTCGGGCCCGAGCATGAACTGGGCTGTCAGGGCGCCGGCGGTCAATACAGTCGCGGCGATCGAGAGGGCACGCCAGATCGTCGTCTCGCGGTGCCAAGCCTGCGGGCTTTCGGATTCGGCGAGGGTAGCGACTCGGGTAGTGGCGCCGAGCAGCAGGGCCGCGATCCAGACCCACCAGAGCCGGCCAACAACCGGGATGAGCACGAACGACAGAGCGCTCAACCCGGCAAGGCCTGCGATCAGGACCGCTTGCCCCAGCCGGTAACTCAACTGCTGCCAGACCCGGACCGGCAGCAGCCAGGCAACGCAGTAAAGCACCAACAGGGCCAGCAACGCCCCGGCGCCCGCACGGACCGAAATATCTTCGCCGCTTATCGCTGGCGGAAATGTGCCGTCGGAAGGGGCGCCGAGACCGACGGAACCGCCCACGACGTAGCCGATGCCGACCAGGAGCAGCAAGCCCAGCCAACCGGCAGATTCGAGCACGCCAATCGACAGCCTTGTCGGATCACGGCGGCTCGGGATGTTCACCAGTCCAGCCTACCGGCGACTGCTGACAGTCAGGTTCGGCCATTCGTGGTAACCGGCGAGCCGACCGGCACGTTGCCCGCGAGCGAACCGGACAGCACCGCCGGACGGCGGGGCAGTCGGTACGGCAGCACCGCCGGACGGCGGACACAACGGAGCAGTCGGTACGATATCGTTCCATGACAACTCAGCCCGAGCAGAGGCGCGCACTGGCTCTGTACGAGCAAAACGAGCCGATGCCCGCCCCACTCGCCCTTGGATACGCGAGGGCGCTGCTTGAGCGGGCGCAGAGCGGTGCACTCCCTGGCGCACTGCGCATCTATCGCCCGGAACCAACGGTCGCCTTCGGCCAGCGCGACCGATTCCTCCCCGGCTTCCCCGCTGCCGTGGAGGCCGCCCGGAGCCATGGTTTCGAACCTGTGATCCGGGGCCTCGGCGGCCGGGCTGCCGCCTACCATCGTGGATCGCTGGTCGTCGATCACATCGAGGCCTCGCAGAACGCCATCGCGGAGACCCAGTCGCGATTCGCCGGTTTCGGCGATCTGATCGCGGACGCGCTTAGGTCGGTGGGCGTCGATGCCCGAGTCGGCGAGATCGATGGCGAGTACTGTCCCGGTGAATACAGCATTAATGGGGGCGGACGGATCAAACTGGTGGGAACCGCTCAGCGAATCGTCTCAGGAGCGTGGCTGTTCTCCATGGCGATTCTGGTAGAGGATTCCGCGCCGATCCGGGTCGTGCTGGATGAGGTCTACCCCCGGCTTGGCCTGCCCTGGAAGCCCGAGACGGCCGGCACCGCCGAAGACCTGACCGCCGGCATCACGGTGGACGCGGTCAAGGCGGCGGTGGTCGAGGCCTATCGCCGTGACTACGCGATAACGACGGCCCACATCGATCAGGGAACCCGCCTGCTCGCCGAACGGCTTGCACCGGCGCACGGCCTTTAGCCGAGCGCCGGCACAGAGACTGTCCGAACCTACTTCTTGGCGGCCGCGGTCTTCTTGGCCGCAGGTTTCTTAGCTGCTGGCTTCTTCGCCGCTGGTTTCTTGGCTGCCGGCTTCTTCGCCGGGGCCTTCTTCTTCTTGGCCGGCCCCTTCGCGCGCTTTTCGGCAAGCAGCTCGGCGGCGCGTTCCAGGGTCACGGACTCCACCGCGTCATCCTTGCGCAACGTTGCGTTCGTCTCGCCGTCCGTCACGTAGGGCCCGAATCGGCCGTCCTTCACCACAATCGGCTTCTGCGACACCGGGTCCTCGCCGATCTCGCGCAACGGCGCCGCCGCAGTGCGGCCACGCTGCTTCGGCTCGGCGTAGATCTTCAATGCCTCGTCGAGCGTTATGTCGAAAAGCTGATCCTCGCTGGTCAACGAACGCGAATCCGTGCCCTTCTTCAGATACGGACCGTATCGGCCGTTCTGAGCGGTGATCTCGGTGCCCGTCTCCGGTTCCTGGCCGACGACGCGCGGCAGCGATAGCAAACGTAGTGCCTGCTCAAGGGTGACCGTGGACGGATCCATCGACTTGAACAGTGATGCCGTGCGCGGCTTGGGTCCCTTCTTGGCTGCCGGCTTCTTCTTTGGTTTCGCCGGCTTGCCATCGGAGTCGTTCCCGGTTGAGCCGCTGCCGTCAGCCGATCCCGGCGTTGCGCCCGTCTCGTTGGCCGACGACGACGCGTCCTCTGCCTCGTCTTCAAGGATTTCGGTCACGTAGGGGCCGAAGCGCCCCGCCTTCACGACCAGCATTTTGCCGTTGGACGGATCGATGCCGAGCTCACGGTCGCCGTCACCCTGGTTCTCCACGAGTTCGCGGGCCTTCTCGGCGGTCAGCTCATCGGGAGCCAGATCATCGGGGACCGAGACGCGTTTGGGTGTTCCGTCAGCGCCTGGCACCTCGATGTAGGGTCCGTATCGGCCAACCCGAAGCACCAGGTCGTCACCAATCGGTATCGAGTTGATCTCCCGGGCGTCGATATCGCCCAGGTCGTCGACGATCTCCCGCAGCCCGACGATGTCGGACCCCTCGGCGCCGAAGTAGAAGTGACTGAGCCAGTCGACCCGGTCACGAGCGCCAACGGCGATCTGGTCGAGGTCGTTCTCCATCGCCGCAGTGAACTGGTAATCGACCAGCCGGGCGAAGTGCTCCTCCAACAGTCGAATAACGGAGAAGGCAAGCCAGCTCGGCACCATTGCCGAGCCACGCACCGTCACGTAGCCGCGGTCGATGATTGTCGAAATCGTTGCCGCATAGGTGGACGGACGTCCGATTCCGAGCTCCTCGAGCTGCTTGACCAGGCTCGCTTCCGTGTAGCGGGGCGGAGGCGAGGTTTCGTGGCCGTCGGCTTCGACGCCGAGCACGTCGAGCTTCTGACCTTCTGCGACCTCGGGCAGCCGCGCATCGCCCTTGTCGCCATCCTCATAGCGGGCGGCGTCGCGACCCTCTTCGTAGGCAGCCATGAACCCGCGGAACGTGATCACGGTTCCCGAGGCGGCCAATTCGACAGTGCGCCGGTTACCGGCGATGTCGAGCGGGGTGTGCAGCCGGACGGATGCCGTGGAGCCCTTGGCGTCGGCCATCTGTGAGGCAACGGTCCGCTTCCAGATCAGGTCGTATAGCCGGAACTCGTCACCGCGCAGCGCGTTGGAGACCTGCGCCGGTGTCCGGAACGAGTCACCGGCCGGCCGGATTGCCTCGTGAGCCTCCTGCGCGCCTTTGGCCTTGCCCTTGTAGAGGCGTGGCTTCTCAGGCACGAATTCCGGGCCGTACAGCTCACTTGCCTGCCGACGTGCAGCGCTGATCGCCTGGGTCGACAGCGCGGGTGAATCGGTACGCATATAGGTAATGAAGCCGTTTTCGTACAGCGACTGAGCCACCCGCATGGTCTGCCGGGCCGAGAATCGCAGCTTGCGCGCAGCTTCCTGCTGCAGCGTCGATGTGGTGAACGGCGCTGCCGGACGACGCGTGTAAGGCTTGGTCTCCAGCGACTTCACCGCAAGGGTACCGGCGGGAACGGATTCCAGCGCCGTGGCAAGTGACCGCACGGTCGACTCGTCGAGCTGTACTGCCTTCGACGTCTTCTTCAGCTCGCCGCGGTCGTCAAAATCGCGGCCGGTGGCAACCTTGTCGCCGTCGACCGCGACCAGGCGGGCGGAAAACGGTTCGTGTGATGTCGTCGGGGTGACGTTAGCGGTCAGGTCCCAGTACGAGGCGGAGCGGAACGCCATCCGTTCGCGTTCGCGTTCGACGACAAGCCTCGTCGCTACCGATTGAACCCGGCCGGCAGACAGGCCGGCGCGGACTTTGCGCCAGAGAACCGGCGACACTTCATAACCGTAGAGACGGTCCAGAATGCGGCGGGTTTCCTGCGCGTCGACCAGAGCGCCATCGACGTCGCGGGTGTTTTCCAACGCCCTTTGGATGGCTTCGGGGGTGATCTCGTGAAAGACCATCCGCTTGACCGGGATCTTCGGCTTGAGCACCTCCAGCAGGTGCCATGCGATCGCCTCTCCCTCGCGGTCCTCATCGGTTGCGAGGTATAGCTCGTCGGCATCCTTGAGCAGCTTCTTGAGCTCGGTGACCTTTTTCTTCTTGTCCGGCGTCACCCGATAATAGGGCTCGAAGCCGTTATCGACGTCGACGGCGAACTTGCCGAACGGACCTTTTTTGAGTTCCGCGGGCAGCTCAGATGGCTGGGGCAGGTCACGGATGTGGCCAACCGAGGCTTCAACATCGAAACCTTCACCCAGGTAACCGACAATCGTCCGTGCCTTCGTCGGTGACTCGACAATGACGAGTCGACGCGGCGAACTCGCACTTGCGGTCCGGGACACAGTCATCTTTCCTTTCGTTGGTCACGCCTCACGGCGAAACCGGTGTGGGGTCCACTTACTTAGACGCCTGGACCCACGGGGTGCGGGCCGCGATCGGTGCCAGCGCCAATGCTAAGGCAAACACCAACGCCGCTACACCCGCAATTCCTGCGGTTCCCCCACCGTAGGCCACGAGCAGCTGGTCCGTTGTATTCAGGGGGGCGGCGCCGGCTTGGGTTTGATACATCAGCACGAATGCGACGCACAAGGTCAGCAGTCCGGCGACTACCAGCACCCAGACTACGGCCTTTGCGGGCGGACTGAGTGCCTGAGCCGTCGCCTGGGATGGATCGTCGACCACCGGATGGCGCAGCTGAACCAGGGCGGAGACCAGCGCAGTCCAGGCCGCGACGACCAGCAGCGCGGTGATCACATCCGCGGGTCGGTGCCAGCCGGCGCTCAGCGTCGCAATCCCGGTTGCGGTGGCGTAGCCGCCGGCCAGCAGGACCGTGAGGATCCGGAACTGGCGCGGTACGACAAGGATCAGCGCGGCAGCAACCGAAGCGGCAACCGTTGTGTGCCCGGAGGGAAGCGAGTTGAAGTTGATTGTGCTGACACCGTATTCGGGCCGCTCAAGCGCGTGCTTCATCACCTGGGTGGACACATTCGCGCCAACGACCAGCGCCATTGCGGCTATCGCCAGACCGTACCGTTTGCGACCGACGGCAAAAACCCCGACCACGATGATGGCAATGATGAGGAAGACAACCGAAACGATATTCAGCACGGTCTCGGCAGCACCGATCAGAATGTCGCGACCGATCTCGGCGCCCTTCAGCGCCGCCTCGTCGAGAGCCTGGCCCGGCCGGGTCTGCACGAAGATCCAGTAGATCACCAGCGCCGCGATGGCGAAAACCAGCGAGAGTGCCAGCAGTGCCGCGCAGACGCTCAGCCGGTGA is part of the Saxibacter everestensis genome and harbors:
- the tmk gene encoding dTMP kinase, with translation MNIPSRRDPTRLSIGVLESAGWLGLLLLVGIGYVVGGSVGLGAPSDGTFPPAISGEDISVRAGAGALLALLVLYCVAWLLPVRVWQQLSYRLGQAVLIAGLAGLSALSFVLIPVVGRLWWVWIAALLLGATTRVATLAESESPQAWHRETTIWRALSIAATVLTAGALTAQFMLGPEGGLRSATWLGYLVAAGMLTGAVAAFYVPWRVSKPSSGASRVHGEHRPHAGRVSPPKTWGAGAILALLGATAVLSQPVVAELGGGQAGFGFIVLLLALGMGLGIATSSRTLPGLSRPRLVGLALVAAGLLTLAQGVVQELTAVAVLGAVLGWLAGVAIVAQLAQTDQLEPSQSSTPARGPFSRLQVHNWSAAGAGVALLIALTELSGSATVSENVTWQISPSSSVFLILGVAGVVAGIAAIVVLDPRRLRDMGQEIRSAWTKPVDSEADRGNLADSEAGGGNLALTMAEHPESGGLFIAFEGGDGAGKSTQLKAIDRWLREDLGLSVVLTREPGGTPEGVRLRDIVLGADGVAPRAEALLFAADRGHHVNRLIRPALGKHSVVLTDRYMDSSIAYQGAGRDFDAGEIAQLSWWATEGLRPALTVLLDVDPEVARARRAGRGAEDHLERKSPDFHSRVRERFLSLADQNPDRYLILDAGEPAELLTEQIQAALLPLISSADLAEAGESLSAPPSESMPGRGGQVVPRPAEFPVASAPNPASPRPGVSPTSAPARPASGSEPNGAPARPAAPVRPPAGTTAGPETEVFEQVRPPAGVMAGPETEVFEQVGPLVEPTFDNNETQVIPTIPDSGPAAVSTEPVEILDALSMQRARLSAQAEAERAARQQRRNTNRGQ
- the topA gene encoding type I DNA topoisomerase, with product MTVSRTASASSPRRLVIVESPTKARTIVGYLGEGFDVEASVGHIRDLPQPSELPAELKKGPFGKFAVDVDNGFEPYYRVTPDKKKKVTELKKLLKDADELYLATDEDREGEAIAWHLLEVLKPKIPVKRMVFHEITPEAIQRALENTRDVDGALVDAQETRRILDRLYGYEVSPVLWRKVRAGLSAGRVQSVATRLVVERERERMAFRSASYWDLTANVTPTTSHEPFSARLVAVDGDKVATGRDFDDRGELKKTSKAVQLDESTVRSLATALESVPAGTLAVKSLETKPYTRRPAAPFTTSTLQQEAARKLRFSARQTMRVAQSLYENGFITYMRTDSPALSTQAISAARRQASELYGPEFVPEKPRLYKGKAKGAQEAHEAIRPAGDSFRTPAQVSNALRGDEFRLYDLIWKRTVASQMADAKGSTASVRLHTPLDIAGNRRTVELAASGTVITFRGFMAAYEEGRDAARYEDGDKGDARLPEVAEGQKLDVLGVEADGHETSPPPRYTEASLVKQLEELGIGRPSTYAATISTIIDRGYVTVRGSAMVPSWLAFSVIRLLEEHFARLVDYQFTAAMENDLDQIAVGARDRVDWLSHFYFGAEGSDIVGLREIVDDLGDIDAREINSIPIGDDLVLRVGRYGPYIEVPGADGTPKRVSVPDDLAPDELTAEKARELVENQGDGDRELGIDPSNGKMLVVKAGRFGPYVTEILEDEAEDASSSANETGATPGSADGSGSTGNDSDGKPAKPKKKPAAKKGPKPRTASLFKSMDPSTVTLEQALRLLSLPRVVGQEPETGTEITAQNGRYGPYLKKGTDSRSLTSEDQLFDITLDEALKIYAEPKQRGRTAAAPLREIGEDPVSQKPIVVKDGRFGPYVTDGETNATLRKDDAVESVTLERAAELLAEKRAKGPAKKKKAPAKKPAAKKPAAKKPAAKKPAAKKTAAAKK
- a CDS encoding lipoate--protein ligase family protein, which produces MTTQPEQRRALALYEQNEPMPAPLALGYARALLERAQSGALPGALRIYRPEPTVAFGQRDRFLPGFPAAVEAARSHGFEPVIRGLGGRAAAYHRGSLVVDHIEASQNAIAETQSRFAGFGDLIADALRSVGVDARVGEIDGEYCPGEYSINGGGRIKLVGTAQRIVSGAWLFSMAILVEDSAPIRVVLDEVYPRLGLPWKPETAGTAEDLTAGITVDAVKAAVVEAYRRDYAITTAHIDQGTRLLAERLAPAHGL